Proteins from a genomic interval of Candidatus Binatia bacterium:
- the rplW gene encoding 50S ribosomal protein L23, which translates to MEAREVIVAPRITEKAMADALAQQYTFVVNPHATKTQIRHAIEEIFKVNVLRVNTVHVRGKKRTFARRGRRTTGKQSDYKKAIVTIKAGQKIELGGVNYFEQ; encoded by the coding sequence ATGGAAGCGCGTGAAGTGATCGTCGCCCCGCGGATCACGGAGAAGGCGATGGCGGACGCGCTCGCGCAGCAGTACACGTTCGTCGTCAATCCGCATGCGACGAAGACGCAGATCCGGCACGCGATCGAAGAGATTTTCAAGGTGAACGTGCTGCGCGTCAATACCGTCCACGTTCGCGGCAAGAAGCGCACGTTCGCGCGCCGCGGCCGCCGGACGACCGGCAAGCAGAGCGATTACAAGAAGGCGATCGTGACGATCAAGGCCGGCCAGAAGATCGAGCTGGGCGGAGTGAACTATTTTGAACAGTAG